ATAGTAGGCACTTTTGCAATAATTGGTTTTGCTGCTTGGGGAAGTGTCATGGAAGGTAAATGGTTGAAAGAAAAAATAAACAAGAAAAATCATAAGCAATAGCTTTGATTTCCGCTAAAAAAAGAAACCCTCTAAAACACTGGTCTTAAAGGGTTTCTGAAACGATTATTTAGTTTCGCGGTGTAAAGTAACTTTTCTTTCGCGTGGGCAATATTTATTTTTTTCCAAGCGGTCAGGGTTGTTACGTTTGTTTTTGCTTGTCAAATAGTTGCGTTCTTTGCAAGAAGTGCATTCTAATGTGATGTTTACGCGCATGTTTTTCCCTCCCATATCCTCATTCGTACTCTAAGATTTCTCTCAGACTTGAATATGATAGCATGTTTTTTCTCTGAATGCTAGTCTTTTAAGTGATTTTTGTTAAGTAGTTTTACTTGACGATAAAGAGTGGTAGATGATGACAATAAAATCACTTGTATTTTTCAATATGGCGATCTTACGATTGAAAAATACAGATGGTTATGATAAAAGTCTCCCACAAAATTAAAATTTTTGTGGGAGACTTTGTATTCTTTTTTTATTCGAAAAATTCACCGTAGACATCATCTACTGTTTGTTCTGGGTTAATTACGATATAAAGGCTCTTTGTCTCTTCGCTTACTTTAGTTGTTTGGTAAACATTATCCAAACCTTCTGTATCTTTGTCTTTATATGGGAAGTAGACCATATCTGGTTTGCCGGCTTTAAATAAAATTTCCATCCGTTCGATATCTTGATATTTCAAAGCACGGGCAAACATCCCCAATTCTAAACCACCCAAGTTAATATCATGGGTTGCAACATGATCACCTTCTGGATAAATTTCAATTTTAAAGCCCGCACATGGATGAATTTCAACAAATTCACTGCCATTAATTCGACCAAAACTTGTGGTAATTTGTTTAATCCACAAATCGCCAATAAAGCGACGGTTAATCGTCCAAGTTTCTCCATTACGGAAATAAAATTTCAAAGCTGTCATTTCTCTAGCCATTTGACTTCCTCCTCAGATTGTCAACAACCTTTGTGATTGATAACACAACAATTGTGACTTTAACAATTTGTTTCACTCCACTCATTAGTTTAGCACAACTTTAAAATGCAGGATAAGAAAATGCTTACAGCTGATTCAAAAAGTCAGCGGTTTTCACTTCGACGCGTTGATGTTTCCCTTTTGCAATCACAACATTTCCTTCATAACACTGAAACAAAAAGAGCGTTTTGCCTGACTGACTTAATTCAATATCCACTTCAACTGTTATTGTTGCACCAATTTTAGAAGGCTTTAGATGCACCAGCTCAAACTTTACACCAACCGTTGTCTTAGTGCTGTCTAGTTTTTCTTGCAAGTATTCAAAACAAGTATTTTCTACCATTTGTACAACAGCTGGCGTAGCTAACACCGCCAAGCCACCTGAACCCATTTTTTCTGCTGTTAAATCTTTGGTGACTGTGAATTGTTTTTGTCTCATTACTTCTCACCTGCTTGTAGTATTTCTTGTGCTGTCTTTAACAAAATTTTAGCATCATTTTCCAAGACTTGTGTTACTACTTGATATTCCAATTGACTTAAGATTTCTTTTAACCATTTACCAGGCTTTCGATCAAAAGTTTGTAATAAGTCGTTACCGTTAACTGCTAAGTCCCGTAATTGTTTAATCGGCAATTTTTCATATTGCATTTCTATTTTTTTTAAATCAGCAGTCAAGTTGTAAAATGGTGCCAAAGCTTCTACTGTCAAACTATTTTCTAAACCTAATTGATAAATTTCCCAATTTGTTAATGGTTTTTCCTGCCGTATTTTCAATCCCCAATGAAGTGCTTGGACATTTTGAATTAACTCATTTGACGCCTTCCATTGTTTTAAAAATGGACGAATTAATGTTTGCCCCATCCCCATTTGCTCAATGAGCACTGTCCACGCTTGTTCTTTTGAGGAGAAAGTCAAAGGTTTCATGTCGGCAAAGCGCAATAAAGCCTCGCCGTAATGCCGCAACCCTGGACAATACAAATAACATTCTGTTTCCACGAGAAATGAAATTGCTTGATTGCGAAATTCACCTAACAAAAGTTTACTAAACTCAACATAAATGCGTTCAACTGAAATCTTGTCGAGTAGTGCATGGTTTTCCAAAATTGCATCAAAAGTTTCAACCTCAAAAGCAAAACCTAGTTGGCTGACAAAACGCAAGCCTCTCATCATGCGTAGCGCATCTTCATGAAAGCGTTCATGAGGATCTCCTACTGCCTTTAAGACATGTTCTTCTAAATCCATTAAACCATCAAATAAATCAATGATCTCGCCATCATCTTTTAACGCAAAGGCATTAATCGTGAAATCCCGACGTTTTAAATCCTCTGTTAAAGACCGGACGAACTCCACTTGATCCGGACGTCTAAAATCCTGATACGTCGACTCTGTCCGAAAAGTCGTCACTTCATATTGTTCATCTTGCTGCAAAACTAAAACCGTGCCATGCTCGATGCCGATATCAATTGTGCGGGGGAAAATCT
The DNA window shown above is from Enterococcus montenegrensis and carries:
- the rpmG gene encoding 50S ribosomal protein L33, giving the protein MRVNITLECTSCKERNYLTSKNKRNNPDRLEKNKYCPRERKVTLHRETK
- a CDS encoding thioesterase family protein, whose product is MRQKQFTVTKDLTAEKMGSGGLAVLATPAVVQMVENTCFEYLQEKLDSTKTTVGVKFELVHLKPSKIGATITVEVDIELSQSGKTLFLFQCYEGNVVIAKGKHQRVEVKTADFLNQL
- a CDS encoding CCA tRNA nucleotidyltransferase, whose amino-acid sequence is MRLAKLPEEFQRALPVTNQIEAAGFEAYFVGGSVRDILLGHKIHDVDIATSAFPAEIKEIFPRTIDIGIEHGTVLVLQQDEQYEVTTFRTESTYQDFRRPDQVEFVRSLTEDLKRRDFTINAFALKDDGEIIDLFDGLMDLEEHVLKAVGDPHERFHEDALRMMRGLRFVSQLGFAFEVETFDAILENHALLDKISVERIYVEFSKLLLGEFRNQAISFLVETECYLYCPGLRHYGEALLRFADMKPLTFSSKEQAWTVLIEQMGMGQTLIRPFLKQWKASNELIQNVQALHWGLKIRQEKPLTNWEIYQLGLENSLTVEALAPFYNLTADLKKIEMQYEKLPIKQLRDLAVNGNDLLQTFDRKPGKWLKEILSQLEYQVVTQVLENDAKILLKTAQEILQAGEK